Proteins encoded in a region of the Triticum dicoccoides isolate Atlit2015 ecotype Zavitan chromosome 3A, WEW_v2.0, whole genome shotgun sequence genome:
- the LOC119272682 gene encoding acidic endochitinase SE2-like: protein MASRALPLLQLTATLLVALLATCHAGSIAVYWGQNDGEASLAETCASGNYEFVILAFLPKFGKGQTPRLDLASHCDPSSGGCRGQSKDIKMCQSRGVKVLLSIGGGDGSYGLSSPGDARQVALYLWNNYLGGVSSSGPLGNVMLDGIDFDIEQGSANFWNDLATDLKNLGKNGGKTVLLSAAPQCPFPDEWDGGAISTGLFDHVWVQFYNNEECQFSAGRGAFMDAWKKWESVPVGKIFLGLPASKDAAGTGFVPASELTSRVLPLINGSSKYGGVMLWSKFYDDQTGYSSAIKSDVR, encoded by the coding sequence ATGGCAAGCCGAGCTCTCCCTCTCCTGCAGCTCACTGCCACCCTCTTGGTGGCGCTACTCGCGACGTGCCATGCCGGCAGCATCGCCGTCTACTGGGGTCAGAACGACGGCGAGGCGTCGCTAGCAGAGACGTGCGCCTCCGGGAACTACGAGTTCGTCATCCTCGCTTTTCTCCCGAAGTTCGGCAAGGGCCAAACGCCACGGCTCGACCTTGCCAGCCACTGCGACCCTTCGTCCGGTGGCTGCAGAGGCCAGAGCAAGGACATCAAAATGTGCCAGAGCCGTGGCGTGAAAGTCCTTCTCTCCATCGGCGGCGGCGATGGTAGTTATGGCCTCTCTTCTCCCGGCGACGCACGGCAGGTTGCCTTGTACCTCTGGAACAACTACCTGGGCGGTGTGTCCTCGTCCGGTCCCCTCGGCAACGTCATGCTGGACGGCATTGACTTTGACATCGAGCAAGGCAGCGCCAACTTCTGGAACGATCTCGCCACTGACCTGAAGAATTTGGGAAAGAACGGAGGCAAGACCGTATTGCTGAGCGCGGCACCGCAGTGCCCATTCCCGGATGAATGGGACGGCGGTGCGATCAGCACGGGGCTGTTCGACCACGTGTGGGTGCAGTTCTACAACAACGAGGAATGCCAGTTCAGTGCAGGGCGGGGGGCATTCATGGACGCGTGGAAGAAGTGGGAGTCAGTGCCGGTCGGGAAGATCTTCTTGGGGCTTCCAGCCTCCAAGGACGCGGCGGGCACGGGGTTCGTCCCTGCCAGCGAGCTCACTTCGCGTGTGCTGCCGCTCATCAATGGCTCTTCAAAGTACGGTGGTGTCATGCTATGGTCCAAGTTCTATGATGACCAAACTGGCTACAGCTCCGCCATCAAGAGCGATGTGCGATAG